A genomic window from Lotus japonicus ecotype B-129 chromosome 1, LjGifu_v1.2 includes:
- the LOC130731524 gene encoding NEP1-interacting protein 1-like, which produces MTKWFSGKIAAVKRCKEALSGGSVVGAFMVAVESVLFAAFTCILILGGSIIGTIAGAIRGQTTETGFLDGAGKGAITGAIAAIELTNFGAVDESFFKVALLSSLFNGKVFMELICPTVAHAYQLHINTPETAYGGVSDIYDIKGVKGMPQNFILKLPFHRFNSNKIMKLCNKSCCSICFQDFEDEELVRILPKCGHIFHLECIDKWLVQQGSCPMCRTFVSDYHIHE; this is translated from the exons ATGACCAAGTGGTTTTCTGGTAAAATAGCAGCAGTTAAAAGGTGTAAGGAAGCTCTTTCTGGCGGTTCTGTAGTTGGGGCATTCATGGTAGCTGTGGAGAGTGTTCTTTTTGCTGCATTTACCTGCATTTTGATCCTAG GAGGGTCAATAATAGGAACAATTGCTGGAGCAATCAGAGGCCAGACTACAGAAACTGGTTTTCTTGATGGGGCTGGCAAAGGAGCCATCACAGGGGCAATTGCAGCCATAGAATTGACAAATTTTGGTGCTGTTGATGAGTCATTTTTCAAG GTTGCCCTGTTAAGCAGTTTATTTAATGGGAAAGTCTTTATGGAATTGATATGTCCTACTGTTGCACATGCCTATCAGTTGCAT ATCAACACACCAGAAACAGCTTACGGAGGAGTATCTGATATTTATGATATCAAGGGAGTGAAAGGGATGCCCCAGAACTTCATTCTGAAGCTTCCTTTCCACCGGTTCAACTCCAACAAAATAATGAAACTATGCAATAAATCTTGCTGCTCAATTTGCTTCCAG GATTTTGAGGATGAAGAGCTAGTCAGAATACTTCCTAAATGTGGCCACATTTTTCATTTAGAATGTATAGATAAGTGGTTAGTCCAACAAGGATCATGTCCCATGTGTAGAACTTTTGTTTCTGATTACCATATTCATGAATAA